A segment of the Burkholderia sp. PAMC 26561 genome:
CGTATAGCGTCAACGGCGCATTCGCGCGCGCCCATCCACAAGCGGTGCGCGATTTCGTGACCGCGATCGCCAAAGCCGGGAACTGGGTCAATGCCCATCCGGATGAAGCACGCAAGCTGACCGCCGAGCGGCTGGGGATCGACGTGGACGTAGTCGAGCGTTACGCCTACGTGAAGGACCTCGTGGTGACAACGCCGCCAATCCAGTACTACATCGATATCCTCGAACAGGCAGGCAAGATTCCCAAAGGCAAGGTGAAGGTGGAAGACGTGTACACCAACGAATTCAACCCTTACGCGCAGCAAAAGTCTGCAAAGAACGCGGCGGCGGAAGCGGCATCGTGAGCGGCACGCCTCTATCTCGCGACAAGATCGTCGCCGAGCATCTTGGACTGACCTACGTCGATCAGGGGACGCCGGGGCACGCGCGCAGCAACGCCGTGCTTCAGGATTTCAGCCTGTCGGTGCGGGAAGGCGAATTCCTCTCAGTGCTTGGACCAAGCGGTTGTGGCAAGTCGAGCTTTCTCAACATACTCGCCGGGCTCGTTCCACAGACAAAAGGCGATGTGCGCATCGACGGGCAGATCCTGACAGGCGTCAGCCGCAAGCTCGGTGTCGTGTTCCAGGGATACGCGCTGTTTCCGTGGCGTACGGTCATCGAGAATATCGAAATCGGTCTCGAGATCCGCGATGTCAAGCGCGCCGAACGCCGTGCAGAAGCCACGCGCTTCCTGGCGCTGGTCGGCTTGCAGGCGTACGGCAATCATTACCCGCACCAGCTTTCTGGCGGCATGCGCCAGCGCGTGGCCATTGCCCGCGCGCTGGCTTACGGACCCGAAGTCCTGTTGATGGACGAACCCTTCGGCGCGCTAGACGCACAAACGCGCGAGTCCTTGCAAAGCGAACTACTTGGCATTTGGGAGAAAAGCGCCAAGACAGTGGTCTTCATCACCCATAGCATCGATGAAGCGATCTTCTTGTCCGACCGCGTGGCGATCATGACGCGTGGTCCAGGCCGTGTGAAGGAAATCATCGACATACCGCTGCCGCGCCCGCGCGACGACTCCGTGCGCAACTCAACGGAATTCCTTGCGTTGCGGCAGCGCGCCTGGGCCCCGCTCAAGACCGAAGTCGCCGAAGCGCGCGACGTGCCTGCTCAAGAGCAAACGAGGACTGTCGATGCGTAATCGATTCACCGCTACCGTCCTCTTTCCTGCCCGCGAACAACACGCATCCGACGATTCGAAGGCAGCGGCACTGAAAGAGCCTTCGCGATGGCGCGCTCACGCAGTGCGCGTATTCGAACGCAGCATCGCACTGGCCGGATTTCTCGTGTTGTGGGAATTGCTGCCGCGCCTCGGCATTGTCAGCTCGGCGTATCTGAGCCCGCCATCCGCAGTCATGGTCGCAATTGCGCATCTTTTCGACAGCGGCGAAGTCTGGAAGCATATTGGCGCCAGTGCCTTCCGTTCTCTTGCGGGCTTGTTGCTTGCCGTGGCGGCCGGGATCATAGGCGGCTTCCTGCTTGGCTGGTTCCGGCGCGCCGAACGCATTGCCGATCCGCTGTATCAATTGCTGCGGCAAGTCTCCGCGTTCGCGTTGTTCCCCGTGTTCATGCTGTTCCTCGGTATCGGGGAATCGTCGAAGATCGCAATCATCGTATGGGCCGCCTTCTGGCCCGTCTTGCTCAACACCATTTCGGGCGTGAAGCAGGTCGAGCGAATCTTTATCGATTGCGCACGCTCCATGGGCGCAACACAAGGCTTTATTTTCGCGAAAGTCATCTTGCCGGCCGCCTTGCCGCAAATCCTGACAGGCGTCCGGCTCGCCGGCGCGTACAGCATCACTGCACTGGTCGCCGCAGAAATGATCGGCGCGCGCTCAGGGCTCGGCTTTTATACGCTCAACTCGCAGGAAACATTTCAGATTCCCGATATGTACGCAGGCATCGTGCTGCTTGCATTGTTTGGTTTGCTGATCAATTACGGCCTGTCTTTGCTTGAGCGCAAACTGCTGCGCTGGCGT
Coding sequences within it:
- a CDS encoding ABC transporter ATP-binding protein, which encodes MSGTPLSRDKIVAEHLGLTYVDQGTPGHARSNAVLQDFSLSVREGEFLSVLGPSGCGKSSFLNILAGLVPQTKGDVRIDGQILTGVSRKLGVVFQGYALFPWRTVIENIEIGLEIRDVKRAERRAEATRFLALVGLQAYGNHYPHQLSGGMRQRVAIARALAYGPEVLLMDEPFGALDAQTRESLQSELLGIWEKSAKTVVFITHSIDEAIFLSDRVAIMTRGPGRVKEIIDIPLPRPRDDSVRNSTEFLALRQRAWAPLKTEVAEARDVPAQEQTRTVDA
- a CDS encoding ABC transporter permease, giving the protein MRNRFTATVLFPAREQHASDDSKAAALKEPSRWRAHAVRVFERSIALAGFLVLWELLPRLGIVSSAYLSPPSAVMVAIAHLFDSGEVWKHIGASAFRSLAGLLLAVAAGIIGGFLLGWFRRAERIADPLYQLLRQVSAFALFPVFMLFLGIGESSKIAIIVWAAFWPVLLNTISGVKQVERIFIDCARSMGATQGFIFAKVILPAALPQILTGVRLAGAYSITALVAAEMIGARSGLGFYTLNSQETFQIPDMYAGIVLLALFGLLINYGLSLLERKLLRWRVGIAQNG